One Plasmodium cynomolgi strain B DNA, chromosome 12, whole genome shotgun sequence genomic region harbors:
- a CDS encoding hypothetical protein (putative) has protein sequence MNNNFQNENFKEDNYIKAWIKQSENPELYKNWNDIEEQSYPNELVKVVDFNNFNSNLINTIMTEHSVEMSQKKKKRKAYSLFYIGGSMADRPKLQLKEEKKRMSIKKMKRENICTENNYNDMMICGNFINSSPLIKLKEFTKPSYGSESTSEFFNNYEFETPIKVLSSKKKSYDYKNKKDNSTTNTTKENSSQENASSNNSETKRTINFSNKTEDFNDLHYNSDNDYLTSSEYVDDDDSSRCSNKKQSEVNFLGQRLDYKVVGNVINISKDHPHFTMM, from the exons GCATGGATTAAGCAGTCGGAAAATCCGGAGCTTTATAAAAACTGGAACGACATAGAGGAACAGAGTTACCCAAACGAATTGGTGAAGGTTGTTGACTTTAACAACTTCAATAGTAACCTTATAAACACAATTATGACAGAACATTCTGTGGAAAtgtcccaaaaaaaaaagaaaagaaaagcgtaTAGTTTATTTTATA TAGGAGGCAGCATGGCTGATAGACCCAAGTTACAattgaaggaagaaaaaaaacgtatgtccattaaaaaaatgaaaagggaaaatatttgtacagaaaataattacaacGATATGATGATCTGTGGGAATTTTATCAATTCCTCTCCacttataaaattaaaagaatttacAAAGCCAAGTTATGGAAGTGAAAGCACgagtgaattttttaataattacgAGTTTGAAACTCCAATTAAAGTCCTCAGCTCCAAGAAAAAATCTtatgattataaaaataaaaaagataataGTACTACGAACACAACCAAGGAAAACTCCTCACAGGAAAATGCCTCATCCAATAACAGCGAAACTAAGAGGACCAtcaatttttccaataagACAGAGGATTTTAACGACCTGCATTACAACTCCGATAACGATTACTTGACGTCTTCCGAATATGTGGACGACGATGACTCGTCCAGGTGCTCGAACAAGAAGCAGAGTGAAGTGAACTTTCTCGGTCAGCGATTGGATTACAAGGTCGTTGGCAACgtcataaatatttcaaaggACCACCCGCATTTTACTATGATGTGA